Proteins encoded within one genomic window of Ideonella dechloratans:
- a CDS encoding 8-oxoguanine deaminase has product MPTPEPTLLIRDADLVVTVDDQRRELPRASVLVRGRAIEAIGPADALPREADEVIDARGHIVIPGLVNTHHHMYQSLTRAIPAAQDAELFGWLKTLYPIWAGLTPEMVRVSTQVAMAELLLSGCTTSSDHLYLYPNGVRLDDSIEAAEAIGMRFHAARGSMSVGESAGGLPPDALVEREDAILADTRRLIETWHDASRFSMRQVVAAPCSPFSVSRGLMRDSAALARSYGTRLHTHLAENDHDIAYSREKFGMTPTEYAESLGWLGDDVWHAHCVKLDGAGIARFAATGTGVAHCPCSNMRLASGIAPVRRMLDAGVPVGLGVDGSASNDGAHLLGEARQALLLARVGRSLGPFGCDHGPAEMTARATLEIATLGGARVLGRDDIGHLAPGMAADLALFDLRTLALAGGAVHDPLGALLLCAPSQAAYTVVNGRVVVREGQLATLALAPLLARHNALARQLAGG; this is encoded by the coding sequence ATGCCCACACCCGAGCCCACCCTGCTGATCCGCGACGCCGACCTGGTCGTCACGGTGGACGACCAGCGCCGCGAACTGCCCCGTGCCAGCGTGCTGGTGCGCGGCCGCGCGATCGAGGCCATCGGCCCGGCCGACGCCCTGCCGCGCGAGGCCGACGAGGTGATCGACGCGCGTGGCCACATCGTCATCCCCGGCCTGGTCAACACCCACCACCACATGTACCAGAGCCTGACACGGGCCATTCCCGCCGCGCAGGACGCCGAACTCTTCGGCTGGCTCAAGACGCTCTACCCGATCTGGGCCGGGCTGACGCCGGAGATGGTGCGGGTGTCCACGCAAGTCGCCATGGCCGAGCTGCTGCTCTCGGGCTGCACCACCAGCTCGGACCACCTCTACCTCTACCCCAACGGCGTGCGGCTGGACGACAGCATCGAGGCGGCCGAGGCCATCGGCATGCGCTTTCACGCCGCGCGCGGCAGCATGAGCGTGGGCGAGAGCGCCGGCGGCCTGCCGCCCGATGCGCTGGTGGAGCGAGAGGACGCCATCCTGGCCGACACGCGGCGCCTGATCGAGACCTGGCACGACGCCAGCCGCTTCAGCATGCGCCAGGTGGTGGCCGCCCCCTGCTCGCCCTTCTCGGTCAGCCGCGGGCTGATGCGCGACTCGGCCGCGCTGGCCCGCAGCTACGGCACCCGGCTGCACACCCACCTGGCCGAGAACGACCACGACATCGCCTACAGCCGCGAGAAGTTCGGCATGACGCCCACCGAGTACGCCGAGAGCCTGGGCTGGCTGGGCGACGACGTCTGGCACGCCCACTGCGTCAAGCTCGATGGCGCGGGCATCGCCCGCTTCGCCGCCACCGGCACCGGCGTGGCGCACTGCCCCTGCAGCAACATGCGCCTGGCCTCGGGCATCGCCCCCGTGCGCCGCATGCTGGATGCCGGCGTGCCGGTGGGCCTGGGCGTGGACGGCAGCGCCAGCAACGACGGCGCCCACCTGCTGGGCGAGGCCCGTCAGGCCCTGCTGCTGGCGCGGGTGGGGCGGTCCCTCGGGCCTTTCGGATGCGACCACGGGCCGGCCGAGATGACGGCGCGCGCCACGCTGGAAATCGCCACCCTTGGCGGCGCCCGGGTGCTGGGTCGCGACGACATCGGTCACCTGGCCCCGGGCATGGCGGCCGACCTGGCCCTGTTCGATCTGCGCACCCTGGCCCTGGCCGGCGGCGCGGTGCACGACCCGCTGGGTGCGCTGCTGCTGTGTGCGCCCAGCCAGGCGGCCTACACGGTGGTCAACGGCCGGGTGGTGGTGCGCGAAGGCCAGCTGGCCACACTGGCACTGGCGCCGCTGCTGGCGCGGCACAACGCGCTGGCCCGGCAGCTGGCCGGCGGCTGA
- a CDS encoding serine/threonine protein kinase, translating to MLSTVNHAPRPSTQVGRFLLRRALGRGAQASVWLAHDPKLDREVALKLRHEPLGADEMDAWLHEARAVSRLRHPHIVPVFEADVHEGRPYMVFEWVPGGSLAERLARGPLPWREALRMACDVLDALQVAHHAGVVHRDLKPTNILIDAQGHARVMDFGIAARLDASGRAEPRTGPEAGAIVGTPGYIAPEAARGAPPAPAMDVFSLALILVEMLAGHPARTPEADPVAAMRRAATVPVTLPQDLGDRADAHLRAILAEALAHEPAQRTASAQALREALVNWLDGIDAGANSTLPMPLDMGAGTPSAGQGTLEFLWRRMRHKSDFPALGEAVARIHRVASDEQANLSSLSNEILKDVALTHKLLRLVNSASFVHAGGGTIGTVSRAVALVGLSGVRNMALSLVLLEHMRDRAHAQALTQEFLRALMAGMLAQGFSKTPQEREEAFLGAMFRNLGRLLVGFYFVEEAQEVRELAARVGESTAAWRVLGVDYETLGCEVVRRWGLPTPLQQVMRLPAGRVPTRPVTEPAERLRWLASAANEVADALLSTDPSQASGRLEALAKAYAPALGLQSALVAEAVRQAREQVGDFVQASALVLAADSPVRQWLAAPTTAAPAEDATLALALDATTLPPDALPDPAEPTLRLPQAAQDGALVQALLTAGIADVTQAMVSDQVDLSQVLRMVLETFYRAVGFSRVVFCLRDAKGELLTGRFGVGEGVEAVCQAFRVPLQAPAGKAPDLFTAVCQRGADTLIHDTAAGAIAEALPPWFHQQVRASAFLVLPLVLKQSSFGLIYADLLPPDRLVLGEQVLAQLRTLRNQAVMAFRQLS from the coding sequence ATGCTGTCCACCGTGAACCACGCCCCCCGCCCCAGCACCCAGGTCGGCCGCTTCCTGCTTCGGCGGGCGCTGGGCCGGGGAGCCCAGGCCTCGGTGTGGCTGGCGCACGATCCCAAGCTGGACCGCGAGGTGGCCCTCAAGCTGCGCCACGAGCCGCTGGGGGCGGACGAGATGGACGCCTGGCTGCACGAGGCCCGGGCGGTCAGCCGCCTGCGTCACCCGCACATCGTGCCGGTCTTCGAGGCCGACGTGCACGAAGGGCGGCCCTACATGGTCTTCGAGTGGGTGCCCGGCGGTTCGCTGGCCGAGCGCCTGGCGCGCGGCCCGCTGCCCTGGCGCGAGGCCCTGCGCATGGCCTGCGACGTGCTGGATGCCCTGCAGGTGGCCCACCACGCGGGCGTGGTGCACCGCGACCTCAAGCCCACGAACATCCTGATCGACGCCCAGGGCCATGCCCGGGTGATGGACTTCGGCATCGCCGCGCGGCTGGACGCCAGCGGGCGGGCGGAACCCCGGACCGGGCCCGAGGCCGGCGCCATCGTCGGCACGCCCGGCTACATCGCCCCCGAGGCCGCCCGCGGTGCGCCGCCCGCGCCCGCGATGGACGTGTTCTCCCTGGCGCTGATCCTGGTGGAGATGCTGGCCGGGCACCCGGCGCGCACCCCGGAAGCCGATCCCGTCGCGGCCATGCGCCGGGCCGCCACGGTGCCGGTGACGCTGCCCCAGGACCTGGGCGACCGTGCCGATGCCCACCTGCGCGCCATCCTGGCCGAAGCCCTGGCCCATGAGCCGGCCCAGCGCACGGCCAGTGCCCAGGCCCTGCGCGAGGCCCTGGTCAACTGGCTGGACGGCATCGACGCGGGGGCGAACAGCACCCTGCCCATGCCGCTGGACATGGGCGCCGGCACACCGAGCGCCGGCCAGGGCACGCTGGAATTCCTCTGGCGCCGCATGCGCCACAAGAGCGATTTCCCCGCGCTGGGCGAGGCCGTGGCCCGCATCCACCGGGTGGCCAGCGACGAGCAGGCCAACCTCTCCAGCCTGTCCAACGAGATCCTCAAGGACGTGGCGCTGACCCACAAGCTGCTGCGCCTGGTCAACAGCGCCAGCTTCGTGCATGCGGGCGGCGGCACCATCGGCACCGTCTCGCGCGCGGTGGCCCTGGTGGGCCTGAGCGGGGTGCGCAACATGGCGCTGTCGCTGGTGCTGCTGGAGCACATGCGCGACCGGGCCCATGCCCAGGCGCTGACCCAGGAATTCCTGCGCGCCCTGATGGCCGGCATGCTGGCCCAGGGCTTCAGCAAGACCCCGCAGGAACGCGAGGAAGCCTTCCTCGGCGCGATGTTCCGCAACCTGGGGCGCCTGCTGGTGGGCTTCTATTTCGTCGAGGAGGCCCAGGAGGTGCGCGAACTCGCGGCCCGCGTGGGCGAGTCGACCGCCGCCTGGCGGGTGCTGGGCGTGGACTACGAGACCCTGGGCTGCGAGGTGGTGCGCCGCTGGGGCCTGCCCACGCCGCTGCAGCAGGTGATGCGCCTGCCCGCGGGGCGCGTGCCGACCCGTCCGGTGACCGAGCCGGCCGAGCGCCTGCGCTGGCTGGCCAGCGCGGCCAACGAGGTGGCCGATGCCCTGTTGAGCACCGATCCGTCCCAGGCCAGCGGCCGGCTGGAGGCCCTGGCGAAGGCCTATGCCCCGGCCCTGGGCCTGCAGTCTGCCCTTGTGGCCGAAGCGGTGCGCCAGGCGCGCGAGCAGGTGGGCGACTTCGTGCAGGCCAGCGCGCTGGTGCTGGCGGCGGATTCTCCCGTGCGCCAGTGGCTGGCGGCCCCCACCACGGCGGCACCGGCCGAAGATGCCACGCTGGCCCTGGCGCTGGACGCCACCACCCTGCCGCCCGATGCCCTGCCGGACCCGGCCGAGCCCACCCTGCGCCTGCCCCAGGCCGCGCAGGACGGCGCCCTGGTGCAGGCCCTGCTGACGGCCGGCATTGCCGACGTCACCCAGGCCATGGTCAGCGACCAGGTGGATCTCAGCCAGGTGCTGCGCATGGTGCTGGAAACCTTCTACCGCGCGGTGGGCTTCTCCCGCGTGGTCTTCTGCCTGCGCGATGCCAAGGGCGAGCTGCTGACCGGCCGCTTCGGGGTGGGCGAAGGGGTGGAAGCGGTCTGCCAGGCCTTCCGCGTGCCGCTGCAGGCGCCGGCGGGCAAGGCGCCGGACCTGTTCACCGCGGTCTGCCAGCGCGGCGCCGACACCCTGATCCACGACACCGCCGCCGGCGCGATCGCCGAGGCCCTGCCGCCCTGGTTTCACCAGCAGGTGCGGGCCAGCGCCTTCCTGGTGCTGCCGCTGGTGCTCAAGCAGAGCAGCTTCGGCCTGATCTACGCCGACCTGCTGCCGCCCGACCGCCTGGTGCTGGGCGAGCAGGTGCTGGCCCAGCTGCGCACCCTGCGCAACCAGGCCGTCATGGCCTTCCGCCAGCTGTCCTGA
- a CDS encoding PAS domain S-box protein, translated as MPLPCSRFLLPLLLASCWPLAASAAETPPAEKRLVVVMDDNYPPYVFRGPDGRVQGYLVDSWQLWQRKTGIPVELKAEDWSLAQKDMAEGRAQVIDTMFRTPEREATLRFSAPYAEVPVHIYVHKDIGGIRDLASLQGFVVGVKDGDACVSQLAAAGVTRLTRLASYQALIEAAKANTVRMFCMDGPPADFLLYRAGMHRDYRAVLTLGGGQLHRAVHKADLATLSLVEKGFAAFSDDDLEALSRQWLGPEERAPAAWEHYVGLIALGGVLLGAVFLGWGMALRRMVERRTAELHGQRRQLQTLISTLPDLVFVKDLSGRYMTCNPAFAERHGHAAEDIVGKTDSELLPEGEAQLARQRDREALQHGHRTIAEEWLRSPGQAEAGLFEVIRTPLRDTQQRVIGVVGIARDVTQYRQNEERLSRLNRLYRVLARVQEASALTRDAVTLYGVVCGALKSEGSLYEAWIGQPDAAEDWLQPVAQVGFIDAPAPVPLREDPPTSVEARAWHGGGMVVDHLLEEVDAPGDTRVAVVLRAGSQRRAVLSLCGDRLGPEETALLERLAGQVSLALAAAEAETTRRVAVAALQDSEMRFAQMFQTSPVGMLLCRANDSHVVDVNTAWLELFGQRIDEVIGRPVEALRLSPAGQAHSHLLEAMLREGHRVKSREIALQRRNGEALDIAFSATRMSIGAQDYLLASFVDITYQKLATRQLAAEAELLEREVARRTAQLNSLFQALPDMYFRLSADGRILDARAGNNADLVRPAQEQIGLHIGEVLSAEATQLLLQGIARALRMRQPATVEYEATPAHMGPQTYEARLAPDGEDVVAVVRNVSERHALEAEREAARELAERQARHRSEFLANMSHEIRTPLNAILGFAQLGLDKARQTPAEEGYLRILGAGRLLLGIINDVLDFSKIEAERLDVESIPANPRQLIEAAADMIREGAIAKGLTLDIRLGDALPDTCLTDPLRLQQILANLLSNALKFTARGRIELRADVEGEEIVIAVSDTGIGMSAEQLDQLFAPFHQADASTTRRYGGTGLGLTISRRLAELMGGDILVSSQLGQGSCFVLRLPLRAVSMATLPLDLREAVPPMGEQPLRGLRLLVAEDNEVNQLVIEQALRGAGADVVLAGNGRVAVERVRAEPGGFHAVLMDIQMPEMDGFEATRQLRQIAPSLPVIGQTAHALAAERERCLACGMVAHVAKPIDIGRLIATLQAVTRHSGGTQPVQMA; from the coding sequence ATGCCGCTGCCCTGCTCGCGTTTTCTGCTGCCCCTGCTGCTGGCGTCCTGCTGGCCACTGGCGGCGTCCGCGGCAGAGACCCCACCGGCCGAGAAGCGGCTGGTGGTCGTCATGGACGACAACTACCCGCCCTACGTGTTCCGCGGGCCCGATGGACGGGTCCAGGGTTACCTGGTGGACAGCTGGCAGCTGTGGCAGCGCAAGACGGGCATCCCGGTGGAGCTCAAGGCCGAGGACTGGTCCCTGGCCCAGAAGGACATGGCCGAGGGGCGGGCCCAGGTGATCGACACCATGTTCCGCACGCCCGAGCGCGAGGCCACCCTGCGCTTTTCGGCCCCCTACGCCGAGGTGCCGGTGCACATCTACGTCCACAAGGACATCGGCGGCATCCGCGACCTGGCCTCGCTGCAGGGCTTCGTGGTGGGGGTGAAGGACGGCGACGCCTGCGTCAGCCAGCTCGCGGCGGCGGGCGTCACCCGCCTGACCCGCCTGGCCAGCTACCAGGCCCTGATCGAGGCGGCCAAGGCCAACACGGTGCGCATGTTCTGCATGGACGGCCCGCCCGCCGACTTCCTGCTCTACCGTGCCGGCATGCACCGCGACTACCGCGCGGTGCTGACCCTGGGCGGCGGCCAGCTGCACCGGGCGGTGCACAAGGCCGATCTGGCCACGCTGAGCCTGGTCGAGAAGGGCTTTGCCGCGTTTTCCGACGACGACCTCGAGGCCCTGAGCCGGCAGTGGCTCGGCCCGGAGGAGCGCGCACCGGCCGCCTGGGAACACTATGTCGGCCTGATCGCCCTGGGCGGGGTGCTGCTGGGCGCGGTCTTCCTGGGCTGGGGCATGGCCCTGCGCCGCATGGTGGAGCGGCGCACCGCCGAACTGCACGGCCAGCGCCGCCAGCTGCAGACCCTGATCAGCACCCTGCCCGACCTGGTCTTCGTCAAGGACCTCTCCGGCCGCTACATGACCTGCAACCCGGCCTTTGCCGAGCGGCATGGCCACGCAGCCGAGGACATCGTCGGCAAGACCGACAGCGAGTTGCTGCCCGAAGGCGAGGCCCAGCTGGCCCGGCAGCGCGACCGAGAAGCCCTGCAGCACGGGCACCGCACCATCGCCGAGGAATGGCTGCGCTCCCCCGGGCAGGCCGAGGCCGGCCTGTTCGAGGTCATCCGCACGCCGCTGCGCGACACCCAGCAGCGGGTGATCGGGGTGGTGGGCATCGCCCGCGACGTCACCCAGTACCGCCAGAACGAGGAGCGGCTCAGCCGCCTCAACCGCCTGTACCGGGTGCTGGCCCGGGTGCAGGAAGCCTCGGCCCTGACCCGCGACGCGGTGACGCTGTACGGTGTCGTCTGCGGCGCCCTCAAGAGCGAGGGCAGCCTCTACGAGGCCTGGATCGGCCAGCCCGACGCGGCCGAGGACTGGCTGCAGCCGGTGGCCCAGGTCGGCTTCATCGATGCCCCCGCACCGGTCCCGCTGCGGGAGGACCCGCCGACCAGCGTGGAAGCCCGCGCCTGGCATGGCGGGGGCATGGTGGTGGATCACCTGCTGGAGGAGGTCGATGCCCCGGGCGACACCCGCGTGGCCGTGGTGCTGCGGGCCGGCAGCCAGCGGCGGGCGGTGCTGAGCCTGTGCGGCGACCGCCTGGGCCCCGAGGAAACCGCGCTGCTGGAGCGCCTGGCGGGCCAGGTCAGCCTGGCCTTGGCCGCGGCCGAGGCCGAGACCACCCGCCGCGTGGCCGTGGCCGCGCTGCAGGACAGCGAGATGCGCTTTGCGCAGATGTTCCAGACCAGCCCGGTGGGCATGCTGCTGTGCCGGGCCAACGACAGCCATGTGGTGGACGTCAACACCGCCTGGCTGGAACTGTTCGGCCAGCGCATCGACGAGGTGATCGGCCGGCCGGTCGAGGCGCTCAGGCTCTCGCCCGCGGGGCAGGCGCACAGCCATCTGCTCGAAGCCATGCTGCGCGAGGGGCACCGGGTCAAGAGCCGCGAGATCGCCTTGCAGCGCCGCAACGGCGAAGCGCTGGACATCGCCTTCTCGGCCACCCGCATGAGCATCGGGGCACAGGACTACCTGCTGGCCTCCTTCGTCGACATCACCTACCAGAAGCTGGCCACGCGCCAGCTGGCCGCCGAGGCCGAACTGCTCGAACGCGAGGTGGCGCGCCGCACCGCCCAGCTCAACAGCCTGTTCCAGGCCCTGCCGGACATGTACTTCCGCCTCTCGGCCGATGGGCGGATCCTGGATGCGCGGGCCGGGAACAACGCCGACCTGGTGCGCCCGGCGCAGGAGCAGATCGGGCTGCACATCGGGGAGGTGCTTTCCGCCGAGGCCACGCAGCTGCTGCTGCAGGGCATCGCGCGGGCCTTGCGGATGCGCCAGCCGGCCACGGTCGAGTACGAGGCCACCCCGGCCCACATGGGCCCGCAGACCTACGAAGCCCGCCTGGCGCCGGACGGCGAGGATGTGGTGGCGGTGGTCCGCAATGTCTCGGAACGCCACGCCCTGGAGGCCGAGCGCGAAGCGGCGCGCGAGCTGGCCGAGCGCCAGGCCCGCCACCGCAGCGAGTTCCTGGCCAACATGAGCCACGAGATCCGCACCCCGCTCAACGCCATCCTGGGCTTTGCCCAGCTGGGGCTGGACAAGGCGCGCCAGACCCCGGCCGAGGAAGGCTATCTGCGCATCCTCGGCGCCGGGCGGCTGCTGCTGGGCATCATCAACGACGTGCTCGACTTCTCGAAGATCGAGGCCGAGCGGCTGGACGTGGAGTCCATCCCGGCCAACCCGCGCCAGCTGATCGAGGCTGCCGCCGACATGATCCGCGAAGGGGCGATCGCCAAGGGCCTGACCCTGGACATCCGGCTGGGCGATGCCCTGCCCGACACCTGTCTGACCGACCCGCTGCGGCTGCAGCAGATCCTGGCCAACCTGCTGTCCAACGCGCTGAAGTTCACCGCCCGCGGCCGCATCGAGCTGCGAGCGGATGTCGAGGGCGAGGAGATCGTGATCGCGGTCAGCGACACCGGCATCGGCATGAGCGCGGAACAGCTCGACCAGCTCTTCGCGCCCTTCCACCAGGCCGACGCCTCCACCACGCGCCGCTATGGCGGCACCGGCCTGGGCCTGACCATCAGCCGACGCCTGGCCGAGCTGATGGGCGGCGACATCCTGGTGAGCTCGCAGCTGGGCCAGGGCAGCTGCTTCGTGCTGCGCCTGCCGCTGCGCGCCGTGTCCATGGCCACCCTGCCGCTGGACCTGCGCGAAGCGGTTCCGCCCATGGGCGAGCAGCCGCTGCGCGGCCTGCGCCTGCTGGTGGCCGAGGACAACGAGGTCAACCAGCTGGTGATCGAGCAGGCCCTGCGCGGCGCCGGGGCCGACGTGGTGCTGGCCGGCAACGGGCGGGTGGCGGTGGAGCGGGTGCGGGCCGAGCCCGGCGGTTTCCACGCCGTGCTGATGGACATCCAGATGCCCGAGATGGACGGCTTCGAGGCCACGCGCCAGCTGCGCCAGATCGCCCCGAGCTTGCCGGTCATCGGCCAGACGGCCCACGCCCTGGCGGCCGAGCGGGAGCGGTGCCTGGCCTGCGGCATGGTGGCCCATGTGGCCAAGCCCATCGACATCGGGCGTCTGATCGCCACCCTGCAGGCCGTCACGCGGCACAGCGGGGGCACCCAGCCGGTGCAGATGGCCTGA
- a CDS encoding urate hydroxylase PuuD, giving the protein MDATYLLDWANLLLRWAHVIVAIAWIGSSFYFVFLDSSLEPPTDPVLKDKGVGGELWAVHGGGFYNPQKYTVAPKTLPEKLHWFFWESYSTWLTGFGLFTVLYLFQARTFLIDPRVHAWSSPGWAVAAALGFLVVFWLVYDVICHLLGRRRHGDLIVGLLVAAVVVFAAWLATQLFAGRAAFLLVGAMMATAMSANVAHWIIPGQRKVVAQLKAGLPVDPVYGQRGKQRSVHNTYFTLPVLIAMLSNHYGWLYEAPHNWAVLVVMMGAGASIRQFFVARHKAKLAGRRAPWGYALTGVAMILGVVLALAPAPKPAVATAPVPTLAQVQAVVQQRCVLCHNAQVQNKGIELDTPELIRKNAMALHQQAVVLKAMPLNNATQITDEERALLGRWFDAGMP; this is encoded by the coding sequence ATGGACGCCACCTACCTGCTGGACTGGGCCAACCTGCTGCTGCGCTGGGCCCATGTGATCGTGGCCATCGCCTGGATCGGCTCGTCCTTCTACTTCGTCTTCCTGGACAGCAGCCTGGAGCCGCCGACCGACCCGGTGCTGAAGGACAAGGGCGTGGGCGGCGAGCTCTGGGCCGTGCACGGCGGGGGCTTCTACAACCCGCAGAAGTACACGGTGGCGCCCAAGACGCTGCCCGAGAAGCTGCACTGGTTCTTCTGGGAAAGCTACAGCACCTGGCTGACCGGCTTCGGCCTGTTCACCGTGCTCTACCTGTTCCAGGCCCGCACCTTCCTGATCGATCCGCGGGTGCATGCCTGGTCCTCGCCGGGCTGGGCAGTGGCCGCGGCGCTGGGCTTTCTGGTGGTGTTCTGGCTGGTCTACGACGTGATCTGCCACCTGTTGGGCCGCCGGCGCCATGGCGATCTGATCGTGGGCCTGCTGGTGGCCGCGGTGGTGGTGTTCGCCGCCTGGCTGGCCACCCAACTCTTCGCCGGGCGCGCCGCCTTCCTGCTGGTGGGCGCGATGATGGCCACCGCCATGAGCGCCAATGTGGCGCACTGGATCATCCCCGGCCAGCGCAAGGTGGTGGCCCAGCTCAAGGCCGGCCTGCCGGTGGACCCGGTGTACGGCCAGCGCGGCAAGCAGCGCAGCGTGCACAACACCTACTTCACGCTGCCGGTGCTCATCGCCATGCTGTCCAACCACTACGGCTGGCTGTATGAGGCGCCGCACAACTGGGCGGTGCTGGTCGTGATGATGGGTGCGGGCGCGTCCATCCGCCAGTTCTTCGTGGCCCGGCACAAGGCCAAGCTGGCCGGCCGCCGTGCCCCCTGGGGCTATGCCCTCACCGGCGTGGCGATGATCCTCGGCGTGGTGCTGGCCCTGGCCCCCGCGCCCAAGCCGGCGGTGGCCACGGCGCCCGTGCCCACCCTGGCCCAGGTGCAGGCGGTGGTGCAGCAGCGCTGCGTGCTGTGCCACAACGCCCAGGTGCAGAACAAGGGCATCGAACTGGACACCCCCGAGCTGATCCGCAAGAACGCCATGGCCCTGCACCAGCAGGCGGTGGTGCTCAAGGCCATGCCGCTGAACAACGCGACCCAGATCACCGACGAGGAGCGGGCCCTGCTGGGCCGCTGGTTCGACGCCGGCATGCCCTGA
- the uraH gene encoding hydroxyisourate hydrolase, translating to MGQLTTHVLDTMRGCPAAGMAVRLYRLAPAGEPELIRELVLNHDGRADGPLLKAEAFQPGRYRLVFEVAAYFRAAGVDLPEPPFLDAVPLEFGIADAAVHYHVPLLASPWAYSTYRGS from the coding sequence ATGGGACAACTCACGACCCACGTGCTGGACACGATGCGCGGCTGCCCGGCCGCCGGCATGGCCGTCCGCCTCTACCGCCTGGCTCCGGCCGGCGAGCCTGAACTGATCCGCGAACTGGTGCTGAACCACGACGGGCGCGCCGACGGGCCGCTGCTGAAGGCCGAGGCCTTCCAGCCCGGGCGCTACCGCCTGGTGTTCGAGGTGGCGGCCTACTTCCGTGCGGCCGGGGTGGACCTGCCCGAGCCGCCCTTCCTGGACGCGGTGCCGCTGGAGTTCGGCATCGCCGATGCCGCGGTCCACTACCACGTGCCGCTGCTGGCCAGCCCCTGGGCCTACTCGACCTACCGGGGCAGCTGA
- a CDS encoding GntR family transcriptional regulator: MARRPDPETLARPADTGVDEAASTPATPGERTTTDKIVASVTTAIVERRLMPGTKLVEQQIADIFKVSRTVVRQALNQLSRDKLVTLEPARGAFVREPSVEEARQVYEVRTLLEGAMLRELAGRITEAQIARLRQHLADEAAAIARTDVSGRTRLLADFHSLLAGMLGNEVLAEMLSDLLSRCSLIALMFQSSHSAEESSGEHVAIVEALARRDGEAAVALLREHLGNVERNLRLNPRVADLATALQPDAP; the protein is encoded by the coding sequence ATGGCCCGCCGCCCCGACCCCGAGACGCTTGCCCGCCCCGCCGACACCGGGGTGGACGAAGCCGCGTCCACCCCCGCGACCCCCGGCGAGCGCACCACCACCGACAAGATCGTCGCCTCGGTGACCACGGCCATCGTCGAGCGCCGGCTGATGCCCGGCACCAAGCTGGTCGAGCAGCAGATCGCCGACATCTTCAAGGTCTCCCGCACCGTGGTGCGTCAGGCCCTCAACCAGCTCTCGCGCGACAAGCTGGTCACGCTGGAGCCCGCCCGCGGCGCCTTCGTGCGCGAGCCCAGCGTCGAGGAGGCCCGCCAGGTCTACGAGGTGCGCACGCTGCTGGAAGGCGCGATGCTGCGCGAACTGGCCGGCCGCATCACCGAGGCCCAGATCGCCCGCCTGCGCCAGCACCTGGCCGACGAGGCCGCCGCCATCGCCCGCACCGACGTGAGCGGTCGCACCCGCCTGCTGGCCGACTTCCACAGCCTGCTGGCCGGCATGCTGGGCAACGAGGTGCTGGCCGAGATGCTTTCGGACCTGCTCTCGCGCTGCTCGCTGATCGCGCTGATGTTCCAGAGCTCCCACTCGGCCGAGGAGTCCTCCGGCGAGCATGTGGCCATCGTCGAGGCCCTGGCCCGGCGCGACGGCGAGGCCGCGGTGGCCCTGCTGCGCGAGCACCTGGGCAATGTGGAGCGCAACCTGCGCCTGAACCCGCGCGTGGCCGACCTGGCCACCGCCCTGCAACCTGATGCGCCGTGA
- the puuE gene encoding allantoinase PuuE yields MSTPARYPRDLVGYGRKPPHARWPGNARVAVQFVLNYEEGGENAVLHGDAGSEQFLSEMFNPAAYPARHLSMEGIYEYGSRVGVWRILREFERRGLPLTVFGVSMALERHPELTQAFVELGHEIACHGWRWIHYQNLPEEVEREHMARGMEIIQKLIGERPLGWYTGRDSPNTRRLVADFGGFAYDSDYYGDDLPFWLQVRKSDGSLAPHLVVPYTLDTNDMRFSLPQGFSHGDEFFEYLRDAFDVQYAEGDERPSMMSIGMHCRLLGRPGRFKALQRFLDHVQSHSRVWVTRRIDIAQHWRAAHPFDAATAFVWE; encoded by the coding sequence ATGAGCACGCCCGCACGCTACCCCCGCGACCTGGTCGGCTACGGCCGCAAGCCACCCCACGCCCGCTGGCCCGGCAACGCCCGGGTGGCCGTGCAGTTCGTGCTGAACTACGAGGAAGGCGGCGAGAACGCGGTGCTGCATGGCGACGCCGGCAGCGAGCAGTTCCTCTCGGAGATGTTCAACCCCGCCGCCTACCCGGCCCGTCACCTGTCGATGGAGGGCATCTACGAGTACGGCTCACGGGTGGGGGTGTGGCGCATCCTGCGCGAGTTCGAGCGCCGCGGCCTGCCGCTGACCGTCTTCGGCGTGTCGATGGCGCTGGAACGTCACCCCGAGCTGACCCAGGCCTTCGTCGAGCTGGGCCACGAGATCGCCTGCCACGGTTGGCGCTGGATCCACTACCAGAACCTGCCGGAAGAGGTGGAGCGCGAGCACATGGCCCGCGGCATGGAGATCATTCAGAAGCTCATCGGCGAACGTCCCCTGGGCTGGTACACCGGCCGCGACAGCCCCAACACCCGCCGCCTGGTGGCCGATTTCGGCGGCTTCGCCTACGACAGCGACTACTACGGCGACGACCTGCCCTTCTGGTTGCAGGTGAGGAAGAGCGACGGCAGCCTGGCCCCGCACCTGGTGGTGCCCTACACGCTGGACACCAACGACATGCGCTTCTCGCTGCCGCAGGGCTTCAGCCACGGCGACGAGTTCTTCGAATACCTGCGCGACGCCTTCGACGTGCAGTACGCGGAAGGCGACGAGCGCCCCAGCATGATGAGCATCGGCATGCACTGCCGTCTGCTGGGCCGCCCGGGCCGCTTCAAGGCCCTGCAGCGCTTTCTGGACCATGTGCAGAGCCACAGCCGGGTCTGGGTGACGCGCCGCATCGACATTGCCCAGCATTGGCGGGCCGCCCATCCCTTCGATGCCGCCACCGCCTTCGTCTGGGAGTGA